GAATTCGTTGAGCTTGGTACAAACGTAAACGACGCAGCATCCAATCGCAGAACCCCCGTGTATTTATAACGCGTGAGTCTTAGGACTATCCTGCTGAATCAAAAACAGGGTGCGCTTTCGTAGAGTCCGCCCGCGCAGGACGTCGTAGTTCATCCAGTGGAATCGGCGCGGGAGACAGCGTGAGCAAGGAAAGATCATTGCATATAGTACGGAATCTCTTCCGGCTCATCAGGGCCGCTCTGATTTTGTGGTTGCTTATCGCGACAGCTGCCTTCGGGCAGCAGGTTGGCGCTGACCTTTACCGTACTTCGACGCAAACGGCCGCCGCGCCGGTGAATGCGCCGTCGCCCCAGATAGGCATCGACAATAGTTTTCTTGGTTCGGTGCCGCAGGGAGAGGTCACGCCTGGGGTCGTGTCCCTGACGCTGCTGGATGCGATTGACCGCGGGCTGAAGTTCAATCTCGGACTGCTCCTCGCGGATCAGGGTAATCTGGCCGCCAGGGGTGCGCGTTGGCAAGCGCTTAGTTCATTGCTGCCGAACCTGCAAGCGGGGATGGCCGAGAGCGTGCAGCAGGTTAACCTGGCAGCTTACGGGCTGCCGCGAGCGCCAGGCACGCCGTCTGTCGTGGGCCCGTTCAGCGTTTTCGATACCCGTGCGGTAGTGACCCAGAAGGTGGTCGACTTTCATGATTTGTACAACTCCCGCGCGGCGAACGAGAACGTGCGGGCCGCGCAGTTCAGTTATCAGAACGCGCGAGACCTTGTCGTGTTGGTGGTGGGAGCATCGTACCTTCAGGCGCTTGCCGGTTCGGCGCGCGTGGGAGCTGCTGAGGCCCAATTCAGGACAGCGCAAACCATCTATCGCCAATCTGTGGACCTGAAGAATGCAGGCATGATTGCAGGGATTGACGTGCTGCGGGCGCAGGTGGAGATGCAGGCACAGCAACAGCGTTTGCTGATTGCGCAGAATGATTTTTCGAAACAGTTGCTCGCGCTGGCTCGCACGATTGGGATGCCGCTTGGGCAGCAGTTCACGCTTGCCGATCGGATTCCGAATGCCAAAGCTGTGCCGATCACTTTGGACGAGGCATTCAAGAGCGCGTACGAAAAACGCGCCGATTATGGCAGAGCACAATCGCTGTTGAAGGCAGCCGAACTAACGCGCAAGGCAGCGATCGGCGGAGCTCTGCCGTCATTGGGAGTGACCGCGGACTACGGCTTGATCGGCGCTACGCCTGGCAACTCGCACGGAACTTTCAGCACAGCAGCGGCACTGAAGTTACCGATTTTCCAGGGCGGCAAGGTTCGGGGCGACGTGATGCAGGCGGACGCGCTGATGAACCGGCGTCGAGCTGAACTCGACGATTTGCGCGGGCGCATCGAGTACGAAGTAAGGACGGCGTTTCTCGACCTGAACGCTGCGGCGCAACAACTTGAGGTCGCAACCAGCGCGCTCGATGTTGCTCGGCAGCAGGTTGCGCAGTCGCGCGACCGGTTTGCAGCGGGCGTGACGAACAACGTCGAATTGGTGCAGGCCCAGGAAGCGCAGGCCAATGC
This region of Clostridia bacterium genomic DNA includes:
- a CDS encoding TolC family protein; amino-acid sequence: MLIATAAFGQQVGADLYRTSTQTAAAPVNAPSPQIGIDNSFLGSVPQGEVTPGVVSLTLLDAIDRGLKFNLGLLLADQGNLAARGARWQALSSLLPNLQAGMAESVQQVNLAAYGLPRAPGTPSVVGPFSVFDTRAVVTQKVVDFHDLYNSRAANENVRAAQFSYQNARDLVVLVVGASYLQALAGSARVGAAEAQFRTAQTIYRQSVDLKNAGMIAGIDVLRAQVEMQAQQQRLLIAQNDFSKQLLALARTIGMPLGQQFTLADRIPNAKAVPITLDEAFKSAYEKRADYGRAQSLLKAAELTRKAAIGGALPSLGVTADYGLIGATPGNSHGTFSTAAALKLPIFQGGKVRGDVMQADALMNRRRAELDDLRGRIEYEVRTAFLDLNAAAQQLEVATSALDVARQQVAQSRDRFAAGVTNNVELVQAQEAQANAEENFIASLYAHNFAKLSLARALGIAEDATRRNF